The segment TGTTACTAAAAATCACCTAAAAGAGGTATACGATAAAACCCACCCCCGCGCCTAAGGGAGCCGTTGAAAAAGGCCCGTCTGTGTCACTTCAGCCTCCTGCGGGCGGGCGCTCGACGTATCCTGCTGCAGATGATGTCGCATAGGTTTTAGCATGAAGGAGAGACATTTAGTGTTTACGAGAGTCATCGTGATCGTTCTAGACAGTGTAGGGATCGGTGCTACGCCGGATGCTCACTTATATGGAGACAGCGGGACCAATACCTTGGTGCATATAGCGGAGGCCCGGGGAGGGTTGCTGCTGCCTGTTTTGGAGAGTCTGGGCTTGGGTTGTATTGAGGCCATACCGGGAGTGAAGCGGGTGAATTCGCCTAAGGCATGTTACGCCAAGATGGCGGAATTGTCAAAAGGCAAAGATACCACCAGCGGACACTGGGAAATAGCCGGCTATCCGGTTTTTTCCCCGTTCCCTATGTACCCTCAGGGTTTTCCGGCTGAAATGATTGATTCTTTTGTGCGCTTCACAGGGAAAAAAATATTGGGGAATAAGCCTGCTTCCGGGACTGAGATTATCCAGGAACTCGGCGCCGAGCATATGGTGACCGGCTATCCTATCGTTTATACTTCCGGCGACAGTGTGTTTCAGATTGCGGCCCATGAAGAGATTATCCCGCCGGAAGAGCTGTATGATATCTGCCGCATTGCCCGGAAAAAGGTATGCATCGGCCCTCATGCGGTGGGAAGGGTAATTGCCCGCCCCTTTGTTGGACAGCCGGGCCGTTTTACCCGTACTGCCGGTCGGCATGATTTCAGTCTGGAACCGGGTCAAACCGTGCTGGATAGTCTGAAAGAGCACCATTATACCGTGGTGGGGGTTGGTAAGATCGGGGACATTTTTGCCCACC is part of the Acetonema longum DSM 6540 genome and harbors:
- a CDS encoding phosphopentomutase, with product MFTRVIVIVLDSVGIGATPDAHLYGDSGTNTLVHIAEARGGLLLPVLESLGLGCIEAIPGVKRVNSPKACYAKMAELSKGKDTTSGHWEIAGYPVFSPFPMYPQGFPAEMIDSFVRFTGKKILGNKPASGTEIIQELGAEHMVTGYPIVYTSGDSVFQIAAHEEIIPPEELYDICRIARKKVCIGPHAVGRVIARPFVGQPGRFTRTAGRHDFSLEPGQTVLDSLKEHHYTVVGVGKIGDIFAHRGLTDSYPTVSNSDGMNRLHAVLAETSRGLVMVNLVDFDSLYGHRNDAAGYAEALEEFDRHLALLLPAIRSTDLLIITADHGCDPTMPGTDHTREYVPLLAFSPARETGLDLGIRTSFADIGATIAEIFHLPGLEYGQSFLPAFKEN